From Quercus lobata isolate SW786 chromosome 11, ValleyOak3.0 Primary Assembly, whole genome shotgun sequence:
tcattagtaaaattgttttgttcaataagactaACAATGGGAGTTTGATCAttagcaattttgaaaggagaggccttcacttcatccttcttagtagttatcaaaattgtctcaagaggaggatgactagacctaacaATAGTTTTATCTGccttaaaatttgatttttttttttttatcacatttagatgttgttttaaaatttcatcttttgaaacataatggttttcaagaaaatcaaaaaacaaaatatgttttttttcaattgattcatcttttctaaccattttcttttaacacggtctttttcagactgagcaaaattattttggaaatattttcttttatttctgtttttagtAAGCATAAATTCATTATACAGGGAAACCATATCAACTTCAAAACTTTCATCCAGAACaatcaaaactcttaattgattttggtataCAGGGTTTTCAATAGGAGGAAAATCAGAATCAGATGGACAAATAGATTTattatcatcttcttcttcattagcAGTTCTGCTATATAGAGAGGAAGCTGTAGGTTTAGTGGAGTCATAAACAGAGCTAATTtgagatttatcacttgaaacaccttttaattttaaatcagtgggtttttcaaaattcttttgcaaaaaatcattgatctcttaatctctttttgaaataattccagatccagcaaaggaatgtcttccttcgttgatcctcaaaggtggattgttttgaaaacttattttaacaatgccatcaagatattgttgaatatgagtGAGATCTAGTTCATCAAAAACAGGTTTAGCAGGAGGAGattcttgttccaacaaccaATCAGTAGGAAGCTTAACATCTGGCCATTGAATCTTTTTGGAACTTGAACTTTAGTATCAggggttgaacattgaattaacatggttttactaGATGGTTCTCTATGGATCTTAGCACGAGGGTTTATTTGAGTACCGAACAGTCTATAATAAATGcgataaatcaaagcaaaaggcttactaccttcTTCCATGTGATATCCAGATGAAacaatattcaatgtcaaagctttaataatattaggatcatccaaagcaagggTAAGGTCAagataacagttaaaataaaaaggactaTCATATAAAGAAGCagtaatcataccaagaatgctatttTAAAGTGTTTAAATCTAGCGTCTCTTAAACACATAAGAACataagcattaataccctttcagGTGAATGGTTTAATatcaacttgaaccataccaatatgcaaataactgaattttttagcagtAAGGAATTCActaatatttcttttagaaaacaaGCAGCATTTTCATGAGTTTTAGAAATAGAGAATAATTattcaacagttctagctttgtaagcagaatgaaaggcactctaaaaaaaaactagttttataaacagttttagtatcaactttaggaatattcCATTTATGAAAGTCAGGGAgcaactcattatcatcaatagtgtgatcttcttcatttacaatatcaggaggatAGCTAGTCCTGGAGttgatagaggagttggatctccacaacctatccatactatcctaggttcaacactcaattatcatgtttttctcacaaccgttgcatttcgtaacatATGGGAATTCACTTTCTGACACGGGTGGTGCCAACGACagtaagaagggaacacaacaaagGAGTATCAAAGTTTCGGGTAGACATAGATAGAgagacaaagaacacaaccacactaTCACTGGCtagaaaagagtggctctgataccataaaagGGGAAGGACACCAAGCTGAAGGCAGAAGCACAGTAATATTATGAAATTACAGTAGAACTAGCCAAGGAGGCGGTATTGcagttataataaaaaataatttaaaagcaGTAGTAAGgtggtagaaccagccaagcagtatatatgaaagcaataaaaatttagaaccgTCCAAGATGGCGGTAGCAACAAGTActataatgaataaaaaattgaaaatacttgttattgaaagtagaacaaacacttacagtagtagtaggTACAAGATCTCAATAGCTAACAAACCAGAAGTTAAAATGAAAACGTGACTAATAAATTGCTACACCAGAATGAAAACATGTCTCATTCCTGGTTCCTTTTGGCACAAAAGGACATCAATAATATGGCCTAGACCCTTGAATTATAGGCCTCTTTCTAATCTCTACGTATGATTCTCCAAAATCTtgagtaaaaaagaagaaaaattcacTTTTACTATTCATCTATCACTATTCACATGTCACTGTTCACTCAACATTGTTCATCTGTTACTGTTCACCTGTTATTGTTCATGACACTATTCACTCtgaattttgcctatttaaggggggttgtcccttaagttaaaaacaagctttacttcagaattttcttcccttagaagccttcttagagagaaaaTTTCTTGCTTCTACTACCACTATTTCCTACTATCTTACAATCTTGTATCTAGGACTAGAACAAGCTTtgtaactgttgagatcttgtaactactactactgtaagtgtttgttctactttcaataacaagtattttcaattttctgttCATTATACTACTTGTTGCTACCGCCATCTTGGAcggttctaaatttttattgctttcatatatactgcttggctggttctaccgccttactactacttttaaattatttttgattaTAACTGCAATACCGCTTCCTTGGCTGGTTCTACTGTGCTTTCATAATATTACTGTACTTTTGCCTTCAGCTTGGTgtccttccccctttatggtatcagagccactccTTTCTGGTCGGTGATAGTGTGGTTGtgttctctgtctctctgtttGTGTCTAGCCGAAACTTTGATACTCctttgttgtgttcccttcttactGTCGTTGGCGCCACCCATGTCAGAAATTGAATTCCCAGAACCAAACagtaaggcccgtttgagccaagagggcatgtagggcatgagaggtataggGTTGACTAGGGTATGTGTTAtgaaatgcaacggttgtgagaaaaacatgataattgaGTGTTGAAtctaggatagtatggataggttatggagatccaactcctctatcagctccaggactagttgtcctctTGATATTGTAAACGAAGAATATCACACTATCGATGATAATGAGTTGCTCCCTGATTTTCATAAATGGAATATTCCTAAAGTTGgtactaaaactatttataaaactagttttgttgattgcttttcattctgcttataaagctagaactgttgaacaaatattctctatttcaaaaattcatgaaaaatgctgtttgttttctaaaagaaatattaatgaatttattgctgctaaaaaattcagttatttgcatattggtatggttcaagttgctattaaaccactcacccgaaagggtattaatgtCTCTGTTCTTATGTGTCTAAGaaatgctagatttaagatctttaaagatagcattcttggtatgaatactgcttctatgtatgatggtcctgtttattttaattgttatcctgatcttacttttgctttggatgatcctaatattgttaaagctttgactTTGAAcattgcttcatctggttatcacatggaagaaggtagtaagccttttgctttgatttatcaCATTTATTATAGACTGTTGGTTACTCAAATAAACCCCGGTGCTAAGATTCCTAGAGAACCTTctggtaaaaccatgttaattcaatgttcaaccccTGATGCTAAagttcaagttccaaaaatgattcaatggtaAGATGTTAAGCTTCCTACTGATTGGTTGATTTATCACATTTATTATAGACTGTTGGTTACTCAAATAAACCCCGGTGCTAAGATTCCTAGAGAACCTTCTGgcaaaaccatgttaattcaatgttcaaccccTGATGCTAAagttcaagttccaaaaatgattcaatggtaAGATGTTAAGCTTCCTACTGATtggttgttggaacaagaatCCCTTCCTACTAAACCTGTTTTTGATGAACTAGATCTTgctcatattcaacaatatcttgatggtactgttaaaataagttttcaaaacaatccccctttgaggatcaacaaaggaagacattcctttgctagatctgaaagtatttcaaaaagagatcaaaAGATCAATGATTTTTTGCAAAAGAATTTTGGAAAACCCtttgatttaaagctaaaaggtgtttcaagtgataaatctcaaattagctctgtttactattccACTAAACTTGAAACTTCCTCTCCATATAGCAGAATTgctaatgaagaagaagatgacactAAATTTGTTTGTCCATCTGATTCTGATTCTCCTCCTATTGACAatcctgtttaccaaaatcaactAAGAGTTTTGAATGTTTTGGATGAAAGTTTTGAAGTTGATATGATTTCCCTGTATAATGAATTTATGCTTgctaaaaacagaaataaaagaaaatattttcaaaataattttgttcagtTTGAgaaagaccgtgttaaaagaaaatggttagaaaagatgaatcaattgaaaaaacatattttgttttttgattttcttgaaaaccattatgtttcaaaagatgAAGTTTCAAtacaacatttaaatgtgataaaaaaaaaatcaaattttgttaaagaaaataaaaccattGTTAAGTCTACTAATCCTCCTCTTGaaacaattttgataactactaagaaagatgaagtcaaggcctctcctttcaaaattgctaaTGATCAAACTCCCATTGTtagtcttattgaacaaaacaaggTTTTGTTTCCAAGACCATCATAAtcagataaaagaaaatatttccaaaataattttgcttaGTCTAAGAAAGACCGTGTTAAGAGAAAATGGTTAGAAAAGATGagtcaattgaaaaaacatattttgtgttttgattttcttgaaaaccattatgtttcaaaagatgAAGTTTCATTACAACAtttaaatgtaataaaaaaatcaaattttgttaaagaaaatagaaCCATTGTTAAGTCTACTCATCCTCCTCTTGaaacaattttgataactactaagaaagatgaagtcaaggcctctcctttcaaaattgctgatgatcaaactctCATTGTTaatcttattgaacaaaacaaggTTTTGTTTCCAAGACCATCATAATCAGTGCCCATAAAGGGGGCAGGACACCAAGTTGAAGGCAGAAGCACAGTAATATTATGAAAgcacaataataatatatgttgaaaataatatgaaaGCAAAGTAGAACCAACCAAGAAGGCGGTATAGCAATTATAATCAAAGTAATTTAAAAGTAGTAATAAGGTGGTAGAACCAACCAAGCAATATATATGAAAGCAATAAAAGTTTAGATCCGTCCAAGATGGCGGTAGCAACAAGTAGTATAATGAacagaaaactgaaaatacttgttattgaaagtagaacaaacacttacagtagtaatAGTTACAAGATCTCAATAGTATAGGTTAATAGTTACAAGGTTTACAGTTTCAAAGCTTGTTCTAGTCCTAGATACAAGATCGTAAGGTAGTAGGAAATAGTGGTAGTAGAAGCAAGAAAttttctctctaagaaggcttcTAAGGGAAGAAGTTCTAAGGGGAGAAAAAACTGAAGTAAAAGCTTGTTTTTAACTTAAGGGAacccccccttaaataggcaaaattcggaGTGAATAGTGTCATGAACAGTAACGGATGAACAGTGTCGGATGAACAATGTCGGGTGAACAGTGACAGATGAATAGTAAAAGTGAATTTGTCTTCTTTTTGACTCAAGATTTTGGGGAATCATACGTAGAGATCAGAAAGAGGTCTATAATTCAAGGGTCTAGGCCATATTATTGATGTCCTTTTGTGCCAAAAGGAACCAATGAGCACTATCCTTCAAAAGCATTGTTGTCTTCTTGTGCTAAAGGAAACCACATGAGGACTATTATTGGGAATCTTCAAAAGCATCGTATTGGTGGGAATCAGGCTTTTAGCAGTGGTAAATATTGAAGTGTTTTGGCCGTTGTGCAAGCCAGACAAATAGGAGACAAAATCTTCCGCTAAATCCAGGGTATCTTGAAACAGTTTCGGATTGTAGGAAAAGTAAGAATTTTTTGCAACATATCCTTCAAAATATTGTAACATTTTGGCCTTTGTGCAAACCAGGCAAACAAGGGAAAGTAGCAATAGTCTCCAAACAATAGTAACCATAGGGGTGAAGTCATCAATCAATGGAAGGAGCATTGGATGGATAACCATCATATGGATCCCATGGAAAATCATCATCATATGCATGCTCATGATAAATAGCATATTTATTACATAGTCAGCAATATAGAAGTGGCTCAAACTTTGGAGTTTTTCCTGGGATGATAAGACTTCTTGGATTAGGATGATCTACTATCCGCAAGTGAACAAGGGCATTAGCATAGGGTTTGGGACCAAAAACAGAGATTCTATTTGTGCTtcctatgaaatgataatttttcccTAGATTCTGAGCAACCTCAAGAATTtggttattaaaataatttctccaacatTTTGCAAGAGCAAAAGGATCATCGAAGGATAAGTGAGAATTTCCTTCAAGCCATTGTCCTTGGTGGGTGTGACTGTTAATGTGAATGAGATGCTTTGAGCGTTGGACATTCATCCAGTTATTTCTTTCCCATTCTGCCAAAGTTCTCCAACATCTAATGGAAACAAAAGGTCTAGTGGAAGAgctttcaaataatttaatagCAATTTGAATAATCTGTGGAAGCTGATTGGCTTGTTTATGGCTTGTTAATTTCATGAACCTAataaagccatattcaaacatttggaAAAGCCAGCTAGGATtcctatcatcatcatcatctgaatctTCATCAGTAAAATATGAACCACCATCATAATCAATCAGGAGACTAGGAAatggatgtttcttttcatacacTCTGAGACTACACCCAAAGTGTTCTTCCCATTCAAGCTGAATAAAGACATTATCACCTTCGTCTAATTCATTAGGATTAGGAATAGTGGTGGTAACAAGTTTCTTGAAATACTTGAACCATAGGTCAAAAGACCTAAACATAGCCTTGCATTCTAGAATACGAAATCGTATATCtgaaggcaagttggcaacaacACTTCTTAACAtagattgggtcttaagactcaataTAGCATAATTAGTGCCCATTATAGTCTCtttatccattgaatggatttcctctttgccaaagagttgactaatgtaGGCTTTAAGACGGCTTTTAAGAGCCTCATTTTCTGAAACAGAGGTATTTTCTAAAGCAGaattattttctgaaataaggttattttctaaaacaaaGTTGTTTTCTGAAGCAAGATTATTTTCTGGAACAAGGTTATCATAGTGGCTCATATAAGTCTCATTTTGAGCAGTAAGGTTAACAAGGTGGATTTCAAGGGCTCTGAGggttttctggaaaatattaTGGTGGTTTCTGGTAAAAGCAAATTGAAGGTagatcaatcaaaggtttctcaattttaacagaaacaattttttcaacaattttttcttcaatatggTCAAGCtattgaccaataatatgcaaagattcattagtaaaattgttttgttcaataagactaacaatgggagtttgatcatcagcaattttgaaaggagaggccttatatatatacaataaaaaataataataataaaaaaaaagctcataaaAGTTGTATGCGAACAAgagcacatttttttttttttaatgaagggtaacaaattcatttttggaaaacttttattgggaattgaaaaagttgtcaaaactatttcaattcctaataaacttttttcaaaattagtttACTATTGTGTGCCCTAAGCCACATATTAGTAAAATCCTTTTATGAATAACAAGAGCAAGTGTTACCTCCACCTTCTGTGTGGTCTTTCCCTACCACCTCTGTGTGGTCTTTCTCCACCTTCTGTGTGGCTCTTCTCCACCCCCAGTGTGTGGAATTTCTCTCCCCACTCTCATTGTGGGTCCTTTCCAACTTAATCTGAATTTTTCCATCGATCTATCCCTGAATCTGAGTATTCATACCCACATATTCATACCCAAATTTTGCGAGTTTGCTCAGGGAGGCGACTATCTTTGCTCTTCCATGGGTCTGGTGTGCTGGCTTTGTACAGCGGGTTGCTCTACCTTTTGTGGGTCTTGGTTGCTGGAATAGCCCTAAATCCACAACCAGTGAGTGAGTCGGCATCCCTTTTGTCTGGGAATCAACTTCCGCATATTCATACCCAAATTTTGCGAGTTTGCTCAAGGAGGCGACTATCTTTGCTCCTCCGTGGGTTTGGTGTGCTGGCTCTATACAGCGGGTTGCTTTGCCTTTTGTGGGTCTTGGTTGCTGGAATAGCCCTAAATCCATAACCAGTGAGTGGGTCGGCATCCCTTTTGTCTAGGAATCAACTTCGGCAAGCTATGATTCTCCTTGCATGGATTTGTCATGGCCTTGCCCAAGCTGAGTCGAAAAGATCTCTCAAAGCCATTGTAAATAAGGTATGTCCTGACTTGCTATTTTTGTCTGAAGTTAAAATTAGTTCAAATAGAATCAAAGCTCTCCTTTATTCATTGGGTTTCTATAAGTTAGAATGTGTTGAACCAAGAGGTCTTAAAGGAGGCATCATTTTGGGATGGAAAAATGGTGTAGATGTGGAAATCGTGATGTCAAATGATAATATGATAAATGGCCTTGTATTCTCAGATCCAATAAATGAACCTTGGCTATTGTCTATGATCTATAGGCCAAGTGCAAGGTTAGGGAAACAAGCCTTTTTGGAAGATCTTCAAAAGGTTGGTGAGTCATTTGCTGGGGCATGGTTGTGTATGGGAGATTTTAACAACTTGTTAGGGCCAAGTGATAAGAAAGGTGGGAAACCAATTTCTTCATCTTCTACTGGGGGATTTAAAGGATTGGTAGATTTTGCAGGTTTAATTGATGTAAAATTTGTGGGGGCATCTTACACTTGGTCCAACAAACGCCCAAGCCTTGCCAACATAAAAGAAAGACTTGACAGAGCTCTAGTTAATACTAGGTGGACTGAAATTTTCCCAAGAGCGCTGTTGAAGCATTTTCCCTCAAATTCCTCTGACCATATCCCAATTGTTCTTTTCACAGAAGGAGAAGAGGGAAGTAGACCAAGACCAttcaaatttgaagaaatatGGACAAGAGAGGAGGCAAGTAATCTTGTGGTGGAGAATGCTTGGAGGCTTAATGCCCCTGGTTCCCCAATGTTTAAATTATGCAAGAAGATTAAACAAGCTAAACTAGAGCTAAAACAATGGAATAGATCCTGCTTTGGCAATGTACAATCCAAAATCAAGGAGGCATGGAAGAATTTAGATCAAATTCAATGCTTAGACCCAAATCCACAAAACTTggaaaaggaagcaaatttgTGTATGGAAATCCAAGAATTGTCGAAAAGGGAGGAAATATTAtggtgtcaaaaatccaaaatcaaatcactCACAAGCTCTGATCTCAATACAAGATTCTTCTATCTAAGTACAGTGATAAGGTGAAGAAGAAATTCCATTGATtttatgaagaaagaaaatggagaGTGGATTTCAAGTTGGGAGGAGATTGGTCAATGCTTTCAAACCTTCTTTAATAACCTGTTCTCTTCTTCAACCCCAGACATTCCTTATGATCTTAATAATTTAATTCCAAGGTGCATCACCCAAGAAGATAATGAAATGTTGCTAGCCATGCCTTCGATGGAAGAGATCAAAACAACAGTATTTTCGATGGATTCTCATAAAGCTCTCGGGCCTGATGGAATGTCCCCCCTTTTCTTCAAACACTATTGGCACTTGATAGGTGGTGATGTTGTGGATGCAGTTTTAAGCTTCTTTCAAGGTGGTTGTATGTTAAGAGAAATAAATCATACCTTTATCGCCCTAATCCCCAAGCATGAGAGGGCTGCCATGGTTAACCAATTCAGGCCAATTTCGCTCTGTAATGTGTTATATaagataatttcaaaattatttgcaaaTAGATTAAGACCACTCCTCCACAAGATGATATCTCCCTGGCAAGCTGCCTTCATTCAAGGTagaaaaatacaagataatAGCATAATAGCCCATGAAATCATTCATgctatgagaaagaaaaaaggcaaGGAAAAGTGGATAGCAATTAAACTTGATATGGAAAAGGCTTATGATAGACTGAAATGGCCTTTTATTCTCAATGTCCTaagaaattttggatttgatgAGAGATGGATAAATTGGGTTTCAAAATGCATTTCAACTACCTCTTTTTCTATACTCATAAATGGCTCCCCATATGGATTCTTCCAACCACAAAGAGGCCTAAGACAAGGGGACCCTCTTTCCCCATTCCTATTTATCGTAGCAGCAGAAGTGCTATCCAAACTCTTGCAAAAAGCTGAAGAGAGTAAAAAGCTAAAAGGTATCAAGCTTGCTAAGGGATGCCAACCAATATCTCATCTCCAATTTGTAGAcaatttgttcatttttgggAGAGCAGATGAAGAGAACATAAGGTCCATTAAAGAATGTTTATCCGCTTATTCTTCTTGGTCAGGATAGGAGACAAACACCCACAAATCTACCATGGTTTTCAGCAGAAACCTAACTAGTTGGCATTCTAAACACTTGCTAGTTGGGAGTATGGGTTTGAAAATTGAAGGgtcaaaaggaaaatatttgggGCTGCCAATGCTGATAGGAAAGTCAAAGAAAGGTACATTTCAAGAGGTGGTGGAAAGAGTGGAGAAGAAGTACCAAGGCTGGAAAGTTAAAATCCTATCACAGGCTGCTAGAACCTCCCTAATTCACACCGTTACCTCAGCCATGCCATCATATGTTATTTCCTCTCTCAGGCTCCCAAAAGAAATAGTAAAGAAGCTTGATGCTTTAAAtaggaaattttggtggggttcAAAGGAGAATGTTTCCAACTGTTGCATCCTGAAGAAATGGGATTCTATTTGCAAACCCAAGTCCATGGGAGGTCTTGGCCTCAGAAAAAGTGAAGATTTCAACCAGGCTCTACTAGCCAAACTAGCTTGGGAGGTCCAAAAAAATGAGGATAAGCACTgggtaaaaatatttaaaagaaaatatctaagaggTGGAAGTTTTTCCAATACAAGGCCACCTATACAAGCGTCTTGGATTTGCAAGAGCTTATTTTGCTGTAACAAGCTCATTAAGAAAGGCATGTGCTATATAGTGGGAGATGGAAGAAGTATTAACTTATGGAATGACCCTTGGGTCCCTAAAGAACCAGATTTTAGGCCAAAACTCAAGGCTAGGGTGGCTACAAACATCTTGCTAGTAGCCGAGCTCATCCACCATGACTCAAGACAATGGGATAAGGAGaaaatttttgatttatttgagACTCAGTTTGCTATAAGGATCCTCAATATCCACATTCCTGCTTCCCCAAAGTCTGACACCTTATGCTGGGGACCAAGTCCATCAGGTGAGTTTATAGTAAAATCAGCATATATGTTAAAAATGCAACAAAGCAGCACCTCATTTGGGCCAATGCAGGAAGAGCATTGGAAGATGTTGTGGAAGAGCAAAATGCATGACAGGCTTAAGCTTCTTCTCTGGAGAATAGTTTGCAAATCTCTTCCGGTCTGGGAGATTCTTAGTAAAAGATTTCCAATTCCTAACATAAGCTATCCAGTTTGTGGGGAAGAGGTTGAAACTGTTGAACATGTCTTCATACGCTGCCCCATCACAGTTCAGGCTTGGGCTAACTCAGCTTGGCCCTTAAACATGGATGTTTTCAAAGATATGAATATTGATCAGTGGATAAAGATTATAATAAATCCACTTGAAAAGTTAAAGATCTAAGGCAAGGAAGCAAAGGAGTTTTCTCTTTTTGCAGCGGTGCTCTGTGACCAAGTTTGGAAGAATAGAAACCAAACaatgtggggaaaccaaccagtAGACTCAATAAAGCTCTCCACCCAAATAAATAAGGTATTTATTCAACACAAG
This genomic window contains:
- the LOC115966579 gene encoding uncharacterized protein LOC115966579, whose product is MILLAWICHGLAQAESKRSLKAIVNKVCPDLLFLSEVKISSNRIKALLYSLGFYKLECVEPRGLKGGIILGWKNGVDVEIVMSNDNMINGLVFSDPINEPWLLSMIYRPSARLGKQAFLEDLQKVGESFAGAWLCMGDFNNLLGPSDKKGGKPISSSSTGGFKGLVDFAGLIDVKFVGASYTWSNKRPSLANIKERLDRALVNTRWTEIFPRALLKHFPSNSSDHIPIVLFTEGEEGSRPRPFKFEEIWTREEASNLVVENAWRLNAPGSPMFKLCKKIKQAKLELKQWNRSCFGNVQSKIKEAWKNLDQIQCLDPNPQNLEKEANLCMEIQELSKREEILWCQKSKIKSLTSSDLNTRFFYLSTVIR